The Desulfonatronovibrio magnus genome includes the window GCAGGTTTATTATCTGCTTCCAGAAGCCGAACATATTGTTTGACCTTGCCTGCAATGCTACGCCGAACACGCAAATTCAGAGTGATTATATCATCTTCAGTATGGGGCTTTTTCATGGCTTCCTGCATAAACTACCTCCACCAGCTTTACTTTTCCCTGTACTTCTCTCCAGACAGCCACATAGGTTGGTTTACCCTTCTTCAAATGGCAATGATGTTCCGTGTTGGATAGTTTTGAATAGTTAGGCCAGTCTCCACGGACAGGACCACAAAACTCGATTTCCTGAG containing:
- a CDS encoding type II toxin-antitoxin system RelE family toxin produces the protein MNWTVEFTGKSKKQADKLPAKVREVLFQLTQEIEFCGPVRGDWPNYSKLSNTEHHCHLKKGKPTYVAVWREVQGKVKLVEVVYAGSHEKAPY